The genomic region CGCGTCCGGGCCCGGCCGGCGACCGGGCGACGACCGGGCGGAGTGCCGGGCAGCGGTCGAGCCCAGGTCGAGCAGGAGTAGGGCGGCGGTCGGGCGGTGGTCGGGCCACAGCCCTGTATCGGACTCCCGGCCGTTTCGGCAAACCGGCACGACTTCCGGGCCCCAGGATTTTCCACAGCTCCACAGATTCCACACAGTACTCTCCAGTATCTTGTTGCAAGTGGCAGCGCCTTCCCCCACTTCCGCCCGTTCCTTACGCCCTTCGCGCCGCGGCCGTCTTCTGCGTTCGGGAGCCGCTTTAGCCGTGTTACTCGCCCTCGCGGGCTATCTCGCCGTGCAGTACCTGACCGGGAGCAGGGGCGAACCGAAGTGCAAGGTCGTCGCGGGCAACGGCGACGGAGAGTCGTACGAGTTCACGGCGGAACAGGCGGTGAACGCGGCGACGATCACGGCGGTCGGCACCCTCCGCGGCGTGCCCGAGCGTGCCGTCACGATCGCCCTCGCGACGTCCCTCCAGGAGTCCGCCCTGCTCAACATCGCCCACGGCGACCGGGATTCACTGGGCCTGTTCCAGCAGCGGCCGTCGCAGGGCTGGGGCACCGAGAAGGAGATCCTGGACCCGACGTACGCGGCGGACGAGTTCTACGAGCACCTGGAGAAGGTGCCGGACTACACGAAACTGCCGCTCACCATCGCCGCGCAGCGCGTCCAGCGCAGCGGCTATCCCGAGGCGTACGCGAAGCATGAGCCGGACGCCACGCTCCTCGCCGCGGCCCTGACCGGGCGCGCGGCCGGCACCCTCACCTGCGAGGGACGGCCGAGCACAGCGCCCGACGGCCCGGAGACGGTGCGTTCCGCGCTCGTCCGGGACTTCGGGCGCGACGTGCTCCGGAAGGTGGGCGCGGAAGCCACCGCCACCTCACCGGCTGCCACCTCACCGGCCTCCGCATCGGCATCGGCATCGGCATCGGCGGCCGTACCGTCCGTCTCGTCCACCGGCGCGAGCAGCCCCGGCGGCCCGCAGACCGTGACCTTGACCGTCCCGAAGGCCCCCGCCGCGCAGGGCGGGGCGCTGCGGCGGGGCTGGGCACTGGCGCACTGGGCCGTGGCCAACGCGTCCGCGCTGCACGTCGACCGGGTCTCGTACGCGGGCCGGGCGTGGACGGCGGGCAACACCCAGAGCGAGTGGCGCGACGACGGATCGGGTGCGCGGAACGCCACGGACGAAGTCCGAATCGTCACCGGTCAGTAGTACGGGCCGTCACCCGTTCGGGGCACTACCGGCGCGGCATCTCGACGGCCCGCCAAGGTTTTCCTCCGGCGCGTCCCGCGTCTCCCGCGAATCCGCAAAATCCCTTGGGGACAAAGGGCCGTAGCGATTCGGCAGACTTTCTCACCGGGCGTTCTTTGCCCGGGTTTCTCCGCAGCCGATAATGCGACGCATTGCCAACTCTTTACATTGGGCCACCGCAACCTTCGCGGACTTCGAGCGGTAGTCACTGCGTCCGAGCCCGGAACGATCAACAGCCGGTCGATCAACGGAAGGCCGACATCCAGTCGGTCAACTGCCGGGCACGGCACGACACTTCACCGTTCTCTTCCGTCAAAGGAGCATCATGTCCCTCCCCCTGACCCGCCGGATCGCCCGTGCCGCGCTGCTCGTCGCAGCGGGAGCGGCAGCCGGGGTCGGTGCGGCCGGCTCCGCGAGCGCGGCCGAACTGCCGGCCACCCCCGACCTCGGCGGGCTGACCGCGCTGGACAACGCGGGCACCACCGTCGACGGCGCCACGCAGAACGCCACCGGGCTCGCGGGTGACGCGGGCAGCAAGGCCGTCAAGAAGGCCGTGCCGACCGCGGGCAAGACCGGCGGCAAGGCCGTCAAGACCACGACTCCCGCCGCCCAGAAGACCGCCGGGGATGCCGCCGGGACCGCGGGTGACGTGCTCGGTGACGCCGCGGGGGCCACCGGTGGTGGGCTGCCGACCGATTCCGTTGCCAAGGGTGGGCTGCCCGGGGCGGAGCAGCTGCCGCTGAAGGGGCTGCCGCTCGGCTAGCCGCCTGGGCTGTGTCGCGAAGGGGTTCAGGGAGTTTCCCTGAACCCCTTCGTTTTTGCCCGGTGGGTGGGTGCGGCTGCGCTGTGGCTGGTCGCGCCCACGCGGTGGAGCCGCAAATCGATACAGTCCCGCGCCCCTAAGAAACGCCCCCGCCCGGGCAATTAATCAAGTCAGGCGGGCTACCGCCGCCCCTACCCGTTCGTCCGTTGCCGTGAGTGCCACGCGTACGAAGGTGTCGCCTGCCGGGCCGTAGAAGTCGCCCGGGGCCACCAGGATGCCGAGGTCCGCCAGGTGGGCCACCGTGTTCCAGCAGGGCTCGTCCCTCGTGGCCCAGAGGTAGAGGCTGGCCTCGCTGTGTTCGATGCGGAAGCCGTGGGCCAGGAGGGCGTCGCGGAGGGCGGTGCGGCGGGCCGTGTAGCGGGCGCGCTGTTCGTGGACGTGGGTGTCGTCGGAGAGGGCGGCGACCGTCGCGGCCTGGGTGGGCGCGGAGGTCATCATGCCGCCGTGCTTACGGATCTGGAGCAGGTCACCGAGGACCGCGGAGTCACCGGCCAGGAACGCCGCGCGGTAGCCCGCCAGGTTCGACCGCTTGGAGAGCGAGTGGACCGACACGATCCCCTCGTACGAGCCGCCGCACACCTCGGGGTGCAGGACCGAGACCGGGTCGGCCTCCCAGCCCAGCTCGATGTAGCACTCATCGGAGAACACGAGGATGCCGTGCTCGCGCGCCCAGGCCACGATCCGGGTCAGTTCCGGGAGGGCGAGCACTCGGCCGGTCGGGTTCGACGGGGAGTTGAGCCACAGCAGCTTCAGGCCGGTGGGGTCCAGGTCCGTCGGGTCCTCGTATGCCACGTAGTCCGCGCGGGCCAGGCGGGCGCCGACCTCGTACGTCGGGTACGCCAGGCGCGGGTAGGCGACCCGGTCGCCGGGGCCGAGCCCCAGCTGCGTGGGCAGCCAGGCGACCAGTTCCTTGGAGCCGACCACCGGCAGGACGTTGCGGTGGGTGAGGTCCCGTGCGCCCAGCCGTCGCTCGCACCAGCCCACCAGGGCGTCCCGCAGCTCCGGCGTGCCCCACACCGTGGGATAGCCGGGCGAGTCGGCCGCCGCGACCAGAGCTTTCTGGACCAGGTCGGGCACCGGATCGACCGGAGTGCCGACGGACAGGTCGACGATGCCGCCCGGGTGAGCGGCGGCCGTCGCCTTGAAGGGCTCCAGCTTGTCCCAGGGAAAGGTGGGAAGCCGGTCGGAGACTGCGGACACGGGTTCTGCTCACTTTCTCGTACGAACGTACGGACGTACCGGTGGCCCGTTCTGCGGGCGCGTCCTGCGGGCGCGTCCTGCGGGCCCGTCCTACGGGTGGCGCGTCGTACGGGGTGGCGGCTTCGTACGGCAAACGCCTCGGTCCCGTACGGCGGCAGGCCGTACGGGACCGGGGCGGCACTCTACGGCTGGGCGGGACCCCAGCGTACGTACTTACTGGTTCTGCGGCGGCAGCGCTGCGACGAAGGGGTGGTCGCGCTCGATGAGTCCCAGTTTGCTGGCACCGCCGGGCGAGCCGAGCTCGTCGAAGAACTCGACGTTCGCCTTGTAGTAGTCCTTCCACTCCTCGGGAGTGTCGTCTTCGTAGAAGATCGCCTCGACCGGGCAGACCGGCTCACAGGCTCCACAGTCGACGCATTCGTCCGGGTGGATGTACAAGGACCGGGAGCCCTCGTAGATGCAGTCGACCGGGCACTCCTCGATGCACGCCTTGTCCTTGACGTCGACACAAGGCTGCGCGATGACGTAGGTCACGCTGTCGTTCCTCCTCGATAGGGCGCTGGCGAGCCGTCTTCAGGCCTCCGCCACCTGGCGCGCGGGAGCGCGGCGTCGTCGATGCCCACACCTAGTATCTCCGTTCTTGGGCATGATCCGAACAGGAGGGTTGGACTGAGCTGTGGAATTCTCCGCACACTTCCGGCTCAAGGTCCGCGTTACCCGCGCTGACGTGGGAAAACGTGTCTCGGTTCGACGGTTGCACGAAGACGCTCCTGAGGGTGAGAAGTTCACCGACACGGTTGGCGTTCTCACATCATGGGATGACGGTGTGCTCCTGATCACACGCCGGTCCGGGGAGAGTGTCCGGATTCCGGAGTCGGCGCTGGTGGCGGGCAAGGTCGTGCCCTCCGCGCCCGCCCGCCGCCGGGGTCCGGCGGCCTCGTACGAGGAACTGGCGCGGGTCTCCGCACGGGCCTGGCAGCCGGTCGAGCGGGAGCGGCTCGGTGAGTGGGAGCTGCGGGCCGCCGCGGGGTTCACCCGGCGCGCCAACTCGGTGCTGCCGCTCGGCGACCCGGGCGTCCCGCTGGACGAGGCCCTGTCGCTCGTACGGGAGTGGTACGCGGCCCGGGGGCTGCCCGCGTACGTGCAGACCGCGACCGGGGCCGCGGGCACGCAGGAGCCGCTGTGCGCGGAGCTGGAGGCGCGGGGGTGGGTGCGTGAGGTGAGCGCGGAGATGTGGATCGGCGCGCTGGCGCCGATCGGTGATCTCCCGGACCCCGACCCGGACCGGGCCGTCGTGCTGGCGCGCGAGGCGGACGAGGCGTGGCTGGGCCGCTACCAGCGCAAGGGCGTGAGCGGGGTGGCCCTGGAGGTGCTGGGCAGCGGGCCCTCGGTGTGGTTCGCGACCGTGCCCGGCGCCGAACCGGGCATACCTGCGGCCATCGGCCGCTGTGTGGTCGACGGGCGCTGGGCCGGTTTCGCGGCGGTGGAGGTCGATCCGTCCCTGCGCCGCCAGGGCCTGGCCACCACGGTCATGGCCGCCCTGGCCCGCCAGGCCCTGTCCGAGGGCGCCTCGGCGGCCTGGCTCCAGGTGGAGGCCGACAACGCGGGCGCCCGGGCCCTGTACGCGGGGATGGGCTTCGCGGCGCATCACGCGTACCACCACTATCGCGGGCCCGCGGCACCGCGCGGCGGGACCCCCATGACCCCCGCTGGTGCCGACGAACACATCGGCCAGGGCCCCGGCGGCGAAATCCGTGGAGAAGTCCGTGGCGGAGCCACACAGCGGTATCGATCGGCGTGAAAGGGCACGAGGCAGCTATGCGTCCTCTTCATCCTCCCGGGCCCGAGCGGAGCGCCGCGTGGCGGCGGCGGTTCGGCGACGAGGCGCGGGCCGAGCGGCCCGACCTGTCGGCGTTGTGTCTGCTGGTGGGCGCCCAGGCGGACGGGGGGCTGGACGAGGCCGGGATGGACGCGGCGCAGATCGAGCTGGACCGGCTGGCCGGGGAGCTGCCGTTCGGGCCCGGCGGGCCGCGGTCCTGGGCCGCGGCGCTCGCCGAGCATCTGGGCGGCCGTTGTGGGTTCCGGGGTACGCCCGGTGACTATCAGCGGCTGGACTCCTCGCTGTTGCACGAGGTGCTGCGGCGGCGGCGCGGGCTGCCGATCCTGTTGTCGGTGGTGTGGATGGAGGTCGCGAGGCGGGCGGGGGCGCCGGTGTACGGGGTTGCTCTGCCGGGGCATTTCGTGGTCGGGTTCGGGCCGCCGGAGCAGCAGGTTCTCGTTGATCCGTTCGACGGTGGCCGGGTGCTGACCGGGACCGATGCGGAGCTGCTGGTGGCCGGGGCGACGGGGGCGCCGCTGGATCCGTCGATGCTGTCGCCCGCGGATCCGTTGGACGTCGTCCTGCGCATCCTCAACAATGTCCGGGCCTGGGCGGCGGCTCGGCCCGAGCAGTCCGATGTGGCCCTCTGGGCCGTCGACTTCTCCCTGTTGCTGCCCTCGCATCCCGCTCGGCTTCGGTACGACCGGGCCCAACTGCTCGTTGAGCGGGGGGACTTCCTTGCGGGGGCGACGGAACTCGATGCGTACGCGGAGGTTGTGGCGGCCGTTGACTCGTCGGCGGCCGACAGGGTTCGGCGGCAGGCGCAGGCGGCTCGGGCGATGCTCAACTGAGTTTTGGCTGAGCCGCAGCTCTCTTGCCCAGGCGCCGTAGGGCTGTTGTCGTCGTGCGGCCACGGGCGCGTTGTGGCTTGTCGCGCAGTTCCCCGCGCCCCTACGGGGCGCCCCTGAAGGGGCTCTACAGCCAGCCCTTTTCCCTCGCGATCCTGACCGCCTCCGCCCTGTTCCGTGCCGCCAGTTTTTGGATCGCGGTGGAGAGGTAGTTGCGGACCGTGCCCTGGGAGAGGTGCAGGGTTGTCGCCAGTTCCGCGTTGGTGGAGCCGTCGGCCGCCGCGCGGAGTACCTCGCGTTCGCGGTCCGTCAGGGGGTTGGCGCCCTCGGCCAGGGCCGCCGCCGCGAGCGCGGGGTCGATGACGCGTTCGCCGGTGAGGACCTTGCGTATCGCTTCGGCGAGTTGGGCGGCGGGCGCGTCCTTCACGAGGAAGGCGTCGGCGCCCGCCTCCATGGCGCTGCGGAGATAGCCGGGGCGGCCGAAGGTCGTGAGGATGACCAGCTTGAGCTCGGGGAACTCCCGGTGGAGCTCGGCCGCCGCCTCGATGCCGGTGGCGCCCGGCATCTCGATGTCCAGGAGCGCCACGTCCACGTCGTGCCCGCGTACGGCGGCCAGCACCTCGTCGCCGCGCGCGACCTGTGCCACCACGTCGATGTCCGGTTCGAGGCCGAGGAGGGCGGCCAGGGCCTCGCGGACCATCGACTGGTCCTCGGCGAGCAGGACCTTGATCGTTCGGCTCATGCCCCGGATCCTACGGCTGGGGTGGCCGCGGGAACGCGGGCCAGTAGCCGAAACCCGTGCCGTGCGCTTCCCGCCTCCAGCTCCCCGCCCACCTTCTCCAGCCGCTCCCGCAGTCCGGTCAGCCCGTTGCCCGGACCGCTGCCAACCCGGTTGCCCGGACCGCTGTCGGGCCCGCCTCCGTCGTCCTCCACGCTCAGCTCCAGCACCGGTCCGTCGAGTGTCTGCCGCCGTACCAGCTCGACCACGCAAGCCCGGGCCCCACTGTGGCGTACGACGTTGGTGACGGCCTCGCGCAGTGCCCACGCCAGCACGGACTCGGTGTCCGAGGTGACGCCGGTGAGGTCGGGTTCGGCCGGCAGTTCGGCCGTGATGCCCGCCGCGGTCAGGGCGACCCGCGCGCCCGCGAGTTCACCGGGCAGCCGGGGCCGCCGGTAGCCGGTGACCGCCTCCCGTACGTCGACCATGGCCTGGCGGCTGACGTTCTCCATGTCGGCGACCTGCTGGGCCGCCTTGTCGGGGTGGTCGGGCAGCATCCGGCCCGCGAGCTCGCTTTTCAGCGTGATCAGCGAGAGCGAGTGGCCGAGCAGGTCGTGCAGGTCGCGGGCCAGCCGCAGCCGTTCCTCGTTGGCGGCGAGCTGGGCGACGGTGGCACGGGCCTCGCGCAGCTCGATCGTCGTACGGATCAGGGTGCGGACGCCCACCATCGCGAATCCTCCGAGGAGCGCCGGAAGGAGCAGCGAGGCCAGGTACTCGTCCCCCTCCGGTACGGAGAAGGCGATCACCGTCATCAGCGCGGACACGCCCGGGACGGTCAGCCGTGCCAACCGCGGTGGCAGTGCCGCGCCGGACGCGACCGACACGTACACGAACAGGACGAGCCACTCGCGGCCGAGGGTGAGCGAGAGGATCGAGGACTGGGCCGCGAGTACAGCCAGTGAGCCGAGCACCACACCGTTCGTCTCACCGCGTCCGGCGCGGAAGATCAGGGCGAAGTACCAGACGACGAAGGCCACCAGGCCGATGACGCCGAGGACGCGGACTCCGTCACTGTGCCCGCCGTGCAGCAGGTCGCTCACGGGCGCGCTCAGGTAGGCGAGCCAGATGCTGGTCCACAGGAGCTTGACCGCCCGCTGCTTCCGGTTCGTGGGGCGCTGCCCGATGCCGATCTCCACGCCGCTCACGCCTTCAGCGTGTCCTTCCTGTACAGCCAGGCCGCGCCGCCCGCGAACAGGACGAAGGAGACGGCGAGGATGGCGAGGTCCTTCGCGTGCGGGGCCTGGCTCTGTTCGATGGCCTGCCCGAGGGCAGCGTACGCGTGCGTGGGCAGCCACTTCGCGATGTCCTGCAGCCAGCCAGGGAAGGTCGTCGTGGGCATCCACAGGCCGCCCAGCATGGACAGGCCGAAGTACACGATCATCGTGATCGGGCGGACCGCGTCACCACTCGCGAGGTAGCCGATGGCGACCCCGAGCGCGGCGAAGACGAGGCTGCCGGCCCAGATCGCGCCGGTGAGCGCGAGCCACTGCCAGGCGTCCAGGCGTACGTCCTTCACGGCCGCCGCGACCACGAAGACGATGACGATCGACGGCAGGCTGATGACGGCGGCGCTCGCGGTCTTCGCGAGGACATAGCCGCGTCCCGGCAGGCTCGTGAGCCGCAGCTGCCGTACCCAGCCGCTCTCGCGCTCCTTGGCGATGCGCTCACTGTTGCCCATGAGGACGGCGGTCAGGGCGCCGAAGGACGCCATGGAGACCATGAAGAAGGTCGGCAGCGTGAGCCCGGTGCCGTCGACCGTGGTGGTGCCGTCGGCGCTGCCCGCGATCAGCAGGAACAGGCCCGAGGGGTAGATCACCGAGAAGAACAGGAACTTGCGGTTGCGCAGGGCGCGGGTGATCTCCAGCTTGATCAGGCTGTTCATGCCAGACATGCCGGACATGGCCTTCACGGGGTTCATGGCGTTCATGGCGTTCATGAGGTGCGCGCCTCCTCGGCGGCGGTGATGGCGACGAAGGCCTGCTCCAGACCGAGCCCGGCCACTTCGAGGTTGCGCGGGTAGACGCCGAGCCCGTACAGGGCGTGGACGGTCGCGTCGGCGTCGGAGGACTGGACGCGGACCGTGTGGCCCGAGACGTCGAGCCGGGTGAGGAAGGGCAGGGCGCGCAGCGCGGGCTCGTCGATCGGCCCCTCCAGGTCGAACGCGATCCGCCGGGCGCCGGCCTTCGCCTTGATCTCGGCGGCGCTGCCGTCCGCCAGCAGCCGCCCCCGGTGCAGGACGAGCACGCGGTCGGCGATGGCGTCGGCCTCCTCCAGGTAGTGCGTGGCGAAGAGGACCGTCCGCCCCTGGTCGGCCTGCTCGCGCATGGTGGCCCAGAAGGCCTGACGGGCGGAGACGTCCATGCCGGTCGTCGGCTCGTCGAGCACGATGAGGTCGCTGTCCCCGGCCGTGGCGAGCGCGAAGCGGACACGCTGCTGCTGGCCGCCCGAGAGCTTGTTGACCTTGCGGTCCGCGATCTGTGTGAGGCCCGCGCGGGCGAGCACGTCCGGCACGGGGAACGGCTTCGGGTGCAGGTCGCGGGCGAGCCGCACCAGTTCGCGGACCGTGACCTCGTCCATCAGCCCGCCGCTCTGCAGCATCGCGCCGACGCGCCCGCCGACGATGGCGTCCCGGGGGCTGCCGCCGAACACCCGCACCGAGCCGCTGTCCGCGTGCTTCAGGCCGAGCAGCAGGTCGAGCGTGGTCGACTTGCCCGCGCCGTTCGGCCCCAGCAGGGCCACGGTCTCGCCCGGGTGCAGGGCGAGCGTGAGCCCGTCCACGGCCCGTACGCTTCCGTAGGTCTTGGTCACCTGATCGAACCCGACCACCGAGCCGTTGGCCGCCGCGGTCGCTGTCGCTGTCGCAGTTGCTGTCATGTGAGCCAGCGTGGCGCGAGGCGGGTCCCGTCCGGCAGTGTCGGCCGTCGTGACTCCCGGATGACAGATGTCATGTGGGGGGGGTACGCACAGGTATTCAGGAGTACGCAGAGGTACTGAGGTACTGAGGTACTGAGGTACTGAGGTACTGAGCCACTGAGGAGTACCCAGAGGTATTCAGGG from Streptomyces sp. NBC_00878 harbors:
- a CDS encoding bifunctional succinyldiaminopimelate transaminase/glutamate-prephenate aminotransferase; translated protein: MSAVSDRLPTFPWDKLEPFKATAAAHPGGIVDLSVGTPVDPVPDLVQKALVAAADSPGYPTVWGTPELRDALVGWCERRLGARDLTHRNVLPVVGSKELVAWLPTQLGLGPGDRVAYPRLAYPTYEVGARLARADYVAYEDPTDLDPTGLKLLWLNSPSNPTGRVLALPELTRIVAWAREHGILVFSDECYIELGWEADPVSVLHPEVCGGSYEGIVSVHSLSKRSNLAGYRAAFLAGDSAVLGDLLQIRKHGGMMTSAPTQAATVAALSDDTHVHEQRARYTARRTALRDALLAHGFRIEHSEASLYLWATRDEPCWNTVAHLADLGILVAPGDFYGPAGDTFVRVALTATDERVGAAVARLT
- a CDS encoding heavy metal transporter, with amino-acid sequence MLLALAGYLAVQYLTGSRGEPKCKVVAGNGDGESYEFTAEQAVNAATITAVGTLRGVPERAVTIALATSLQESALLNIAHGDRDSLGLFQQRPSQGWGTEKEILDPTYAADEFYEHLEKVPDYTKLPLTIAAQRVQRSGYPEAYAKHEPDATLLAAALTGRAAGTLTCEGRPSTAPDGPETVRSALVRDFGRDVLRKVGAEATATSPAATSPASASASASASAAVPSVSSTGASSPGGPQTVTLTVPKAPAAQGGALRRGWALAHWAVANASALHVDRVSYAGRAWTAGNTQSEWRDDGSGARNATDEVRIVTGQ
- a CDS encoding ATP-binding protein: MSLPLTRRIARAALLVAAGAAAGVGAAGSASAAELPATPDLGGLTALDNAGTTVDGATQNATGLAGDAGSKAVKKAVPTAGKTGGKAVKTTTPAAQKTAGDAAGTAGDVLGDAAGATGGGLPTDSVAKGGLPGAEQLPLKGLPLG
- a CDS encoding sensor histidine kinase, translated to MSGVEIGIGQRPTNRKQRAVKLLWTSIWLAYLSAPVSDLLHGGHSDGVRVLGVIGLVAFVVWYFALIFRAGRGETNGVVLGSLAVLAAQSSILSLTLGREWLVLFVYVSVASGAALPPRLARLTVPGVSALMTVIAFSVPEGDEYLASLLLPALLGGFAMVGVRTLIRTTIELREARATVAQLAANEERLRLARDLHDLLGHSLSLITLKSELAGRMLPDHPDKAAQQVADMENVSRQAMVDVREAVTGYRRPRLPGELAGARVALTAAGITAELPAEPDLTGVTSDTESVLAWALREAVTNVVRHSGARACVVELVRRQTLDGPVLELSVEDDGGGPDSGPGNRVGSGPGNGLTGLRERLEKVGGELEAGSARHGFRLLARVPAATPAVGSGA
- a CDS encoding ABC transporter permease, with the translated sequence MNSLIKLEITRALRNRKFLFFSVIYPSGLFLLIAGSADGTTTVDGTGLTLPTFFMVSMASFGALTAVLMGNSERIAKERESGWVRQLRLTSLPGRGYVLAKTASAAVISLPSIVIVFVVAAAVKDVRLDAWQWLALTGAIWAGSLVFAALGVAIGYLASGDAVRPITMIVYFGLSMLGGLWMPTTTFPGWLQDIAKWLPTHAYAALGQAIEQSQAPHAKDLAILAVSFVLFAGGAAWLYRKDTLKA
- a CDS encoding transglutaminase-like domain-containing protein; translated protein: MRPLHPPGPERSAAWRRRFGDEARAERPDLSALCLLVGAQADGGLDEAGMDAAQIELDRLAGELPFGPGGPRSWAAALAEHLGGRCGFRGTPGDYQRLDSSLLHEVLRRRRGLPILLSVVWMEVARRAGAPVYGVALPGHFVVGFGPPEQQVLVDPFDGGRVLTGTDAELLVAGATGAPLDPSMLSPADPLDVVLRILNNVRAWAAARPEQSDVALWAVDFSLLLPSHPARLRYDRAQLLVERGDFLAGATELDAYAEVVAAVDSSAADRVRRQAQAARAMLN
- a CDS encoding ABC transporter ATP-binding protein, yielding MTATATATATAAANGSVVGFDQVTKTYGSVRAVDGLTLALHPGETVALLGPNGAGKSTTLDLLLGLKHADSGSVRVFGGSPRDAIVGGRVGAMLQSGGLMDEVTVRELVRLARDLHPKPFPVPDVLARAGLTQIADRKVNKLSGGQQQRVRFALATAGDSDLIVLDEPTTGMDVSARQAFWATMREQADQGRTVLFATHYLEEADAIADRVLVLHRGRLLADGSAAEIKAKAGARRIAFDLEGPIDEPALRALPFLTRLDVSGHTVRVQSSDADATVHALYGLGVYPRNLEVAGLGLEQAFVAITAAEEARTS
- the fdxA gene encoding ferredoxin, which gives rise to MTYVIAQPCVDVKDKACIEECPVDCIYEGSRSLYIHPDECVDCGACEPVCPVEAIFYEDDTPEEWKDYYKANVEFFDELGSPGGASKLGLIERDHPFVAALPPQNQ
- a CDS encoding GNAT family N-acetyltransferase produces the protein MEFSAHFRLKVRVTRADVGKRVSVRRLHEDAPEGEKFTDTVGVLTSWDDGVLLITRRSGESVRIPESALVAGKVVPSAPARRRGPAASYEELARVSARAWQPVERERLGEWELRAAAGFTRRANSVLPLGDPGVPLDEALSLVREWYAARGLPAYVQTATGAAGTQEPLCAELEARGWVREVSAEMWIGALAPIGDLPDPDPDRAVVLAREADEAWLGRYQRKGVSGVALEVLGSGPSVWFATVPGAEPGIPAAIGRCVVDGRWAGFAAVEVDPSLRRQGLATTVMAALARQALSEGASAAWLQVEADNAGARALYAGMGFAAHHAYHHYRGPAAPRGGTPMTPAGADEHIGQGPGGEIRGEVRGGATQRYRSA
- a CDS encoding response regulator transcription factor is translated as MSRTIKVLLAEDQSMVREALAALLGLEPDIDVVAQVARGDEVLAAVRGHDVDVALLDIEMPGATGIEAAAELHREFPELKLVILTTFGRPGYLRSAMEAGADAFLVKDAPAAQLAEAIRKVLTGERVIDPALAAAALAEGANPLTDREREVLRAAADGSTNAELATTLHLSQGTVRNYLSTAIQKLAARNRAEAVRIAREKGWL